One Methanobrevibacter boviskoreani JH1 genomic window carries:
- a CDS encoding MJ0307 family thioredoxin translates to MTKVEVFVSSTCPHCPSAIRVVEEAKQQVPDLDVEIRNIEDNENREAAINYGIMAVPTIAINNHVEFVGAPSLPELLDRLQ, encoded by the coding sequence ATGACAAAAGTAGAAGTATTCGTTTCATCAACTTGTCCTCACTGTCCAAGTGCTATTAGAGTTGTAGAAGAAGCAAAACAACAAGTACCTGACCTCGATGTTGAAATCCGTAACATTGAAGATAATGAAAACAGAGAAGCTGCTATAAACTATGGAATTATGGCTGTACCTACTATTGCAATTAATAACCATGTTGAATTTGTTGGTGCACCTAGCCTTCCAGAATTATTAGATAGATTACAATAA